Below is a window of Nyctibius grandis isolate bNycGra1 chromosome 12, bNycGra1.pri, whole genome shotgun sequence DNA.
ctaataaataaatcagctgGCTACCAGGTAGCCATCACTCATATGCTACTGGAACTCTCGTTAGAACAGAGGAAGAGTTAAAATTATGAGCAAGCAGCAGTTATATTACTAGTTGGCACTACAGAGACAGTAGTCCTACTTGTCTCTTGTGCCTTAGTAGCGTTttccaggattttctttttccattcttcatAGTCTTGCTTTGTTTCAGTCTTTGGCCATTTACATGGTACCTCCTCATCATCTTCAGATCCTatgagagaaggagaaagtcCGTTGACAGGCCACCATGGGCAATGTGTTGCTGGGAATAACCATGGCAGTGAGCAAATGTAGAGACACAAGCACAGGGTCTGTCACTGTGTTGTCTAATCCTGTGATTTGCTGCTCCCCTCACCTGCTGGAACAGTCACCTCTTCACCTTTGTGTCTGAATGGAGCAGTTGTCCTTAGTTCTACTAGGACTACTCAGTATAAACACCACTGTCCTGCTAGTTCTCTTTGTCCTTTCATTAGCCATTTCACTGCAGAATGGAGTAAGCTGCTGTGAACTAAGTATTGTGGCATATTACACAACTGAAATATTAAGCAGCAATAAAGCTCAGAACTGCTCTGGTGAGGTGATTTTAGTTCGTAGCTAAACACAACTTACCATCTTCCTTCTCACAGTGCTCCAGGTTGGTCTGCAAGCTTTCGGGTGTCTCTGCAGCCAGTGGAATATCTTCTTCTAAAAAAATAGTAAGTTGCTTTACTTCTGAACGGTGTTTGGGGCCCCGAGGGTGGTGTTCTACATGCAATTCTTTGACAGCAGTGCCACCTTCCAAAAGTATTGTCTCCCATTCAGAGCACTTCCCTGGTCCAGACTGATGCACAAGCTGTACATGCAGAGGCACCAGCACACTTCAAGGGTTATGCAGACTGGTTGGCTGCTTTAACtagcgctgctgctgctgcatttgcaACCACAAGGATCCACCATGTTCACACCCCAAAAAACACGCTGCTACCTTTCCTGATTACTCAGGCAGGATTATCAGTTAGTTCTTCCCCTTCTATCCCATTTCCACACTTTGTATTATAGATGCCCACATCATGTGGGGGGCTGTCCATGTATAGAAATGCACACTCTTCCCTGAACTGATACAGAAACTCCCAGCTGCCTTTAGCTGCTTTAGTGGTGGGGtgaggttttgatttttttataggGCACTGCACTATGGGAAGGTCCATGCCTAGGGCGAGAGCAGCAGCTTTTGGTTTGGGTTCAGGCAGCACATTCCAGAAAACTTCATGATATGAAGCGTGAAGACAGGGTGAAGCAGTGGTACTGTCAGTGGGAAAGTAAGAATGAATgcctgtgaaaggaaaaaggaggtaAGTAGGAAGGAGCAGAGATATAAGGACAGGAAGGCGTGTATTGTATTTCaatcttcctcctccacaaaaAGGAATGGAGAGAGCTGCAGGTTCAACAACGGGCGAGAAAGATTCCTTATGTCTGCCCACTGTATGTGGAGGGATGGTGGCAGGTAATGGCTGAATTACGACCAGAAGAGCAAGGCTTAGGCTTGTTAATCCAGCAGTggggaaagcaaaacagaagtgaGTCAGTCAGAGCAAGAGAGGTAGCAAGATATTTATGTTAATTTGCGTGTCATGTTGCCATGTTAACGGAGTACAGAAAGCGAGCAAGAAGGAGGAATCCAAGATAGGTCAGGTAGTATGGGAGAAGCAGGGAATAaattgcagcagcagagaatgCAAGGAGCAGCgagctttcaaaaagaaaggaaaaatatttatttttggccTTGCCACATGCCAAGCTGTTGCGACTTCCCCAGAAGCAATGACTGTGACTGGGAACAGGGCTGCAGGAAACATGTTGGAATGGATGGGCAGGTTTGGCTGGAAGGGGACAGCTGAAAGTGATCAGAATGAAATCACCAGTGGAAAAGGATGGGGCACTGTGAGGCCAGGTGATGTGTATGGTATCTTACAGGGATAAAGCCAAAAACTTACTGCTGAGTTGCTGGCTCATCTTCTGCAGCTGATTGCATAGCCGGtcaaatattgcttttttcaCCCCAGATGTAGCCAACATTTTAGTTTTGTCCACTTTTAGCTTCAAACATCTAAAAGAGAAAGTTAAGTTTCTGTACAAAGCAACACTCCAGCAACTATCACTCAGGTAAAGTGACATTTACTGTACCAACACTGCCTGTGAGAATGAGAAAGGTATGCCTGAGGTTTTGTCCTATCTAATCCTTGTCTTACTCAAacaaatttgctttaaaaatagactCCTACACTACTCAGACAATACAGCTCAGGAATTGAAACTCAGAGTTAGTTCAAGTTACACAAGGAAATTCTATTAGGAAAAGGTGTCTCACTAGGCATTCAAGCCCGTAAAAGATCCCTCAAGCTATACTCACCTGCACGCAGTGAATAGTGCAGCTGTTAtaaaaagtggttttgaaaaATCAAGGTCCATTTGCTGTGCTTCAGAGAGGCTGGATTCATACCTAAAGAACAATAGTAAAAGTGATAACTGTATAGTGCATTTGCCTCAAATGAAGCTGTTGAAATGAATTGTCATATGGTATTCAGCAATTGAACAGGTCTCCTGTTGGATTGCTTGGTCCTTTGCAACCCAGTCAAACAAAAACAGCTGCTACTGGCTGAGAAGAGCAAAAGAGACTAGGGAAAAGAAGGGGATTGGGAGCACCTCCTGTTTTTGaattaaaggtattttaaattAGGGATCTGGATCAAGGCATGTCagtaaaaatctatttcttgTGCTCCCCATGCACACAGCACTTTTATCTCTACATTACATCTGAAAGTGACAATGAGATGCTTTGCATAAATCCACACTATAAGAGGGTCAAATTATAGTTTCTTTGATTCCTCTAATATGTATATTACACAGATGAAGGCTTAAATATGGAAAATGACATGGTGGATGGGCAGCactgaagaatttaatttttattgtctgtctgtccccaggctatttttttagtttgtatTAAGCACCGACAAGCATGCACAGCCTTTGTTTACTCATCTAACAGCATTTAAACATGTGCTATCAGGGTGACAGCACTCCAGAACAGAGCTCTTCAGTGACTGCTCTTGTTAAAGTAGATGTTACAGAGTGCAAAATTTTAGTTAAATCTGTTGAATCTCCATTGAAGTGCTCTACCTGTTGTTTTACAGGTAGAGTAATGTGCATTTTAAGAGCTCTGCTTCTCCAGAAGGGATGATTTGTTTCTACTAAGCGTTACTTCTGAACTGTGACATGATTAGCAGTTAAATGGAAGACAGTGTGATGCTATGGACAAATACATGGACTAAGAgtcctgtatttttttacaCTATTCCCAGTTGCAGAACTGGGACTCAGAAAATGATTTAGTAAGATTCACAAGCTAAGTCTTTCTAACATGTATTCTAAAAAGCAGCCTAGATAAATGGCTGGATTGTCAGTGCTGAGAACTCACCTCACGCCTCCAGTCAGTGGGAGATACCTGGCCCTTCCAGCCATCAAGCTCTTTACACATCTAACAAACAAAGAATCTTACTAGGGGTTACCACTGTGCTCACAAGAGCTTCCTCACCTCTGTAGTATTTTTGAAGCGGTGTTCACTGCCTCTGTGCAGCAGAATTGCACAGCCAAATCTCGCATTCCCAGTCTGGGGTTCACCTCTAGCAAACACTCCAAAGACTTCATGGAGCTCTGGTAGGTAGTCTTGTTCAAACCGGAGAGTTTAACAAAATAGCTCTTTCAAGAGGACAAAGACAAACCCCAAGAATTAGCAAGATTCCTTCCTGACATCTTATTCAGGCAACTAAAATAGATCAGGGAAACTACACAACACCATAAAATAAAGTTCAACTGCTATATTAAACAAATTTGTGCAATGAATCATGTAAGTTTTGACTGCACACAGAAGGATTGACCACCTAGGAATGCCACACCTTTTAATGCAGTGTTATTTTTAGACCATTTCAGTGGAAGTAAGGTTTGTCTTTTCCATACAATATGACATAGCCCTTTTATCACAAGGTGGTTAAAAACAAAGGTAACCAAGATCTGGGCAACTTGAAGAGATAAGCAATACTTTCATGCTACTCCTCATGGGGTCAGGTCCAATTAAAGTCTCCTCTGTCTGTGAATGGATAATCATGAACTTCTTGCACCAGACATTATTTTGGCAGCTCAGTGCCATTTACCCAGCAGGTCTGTAGATGGAGGTTTACAGGTACCACTATAGAGAGGGATTCCTTGGAGCCACTGCTTCTCTCCCACAGTAAAAGGGACAGATCTTAAATTTAACGTCCTTGCTGGTagtttatttacttaaaaagctgaaattgtAGCAAAGCAAGCTCAGCTTATGAAGTGACTAGGACACTGATCTCAATTTGCCGTTTCAAACCCTTGAGCAGTGAAAACACTGTGTCTGGCAGCATGCTACTGGGTCTAGGGTAATGTCAGTTATTACTATCCCTTTCCTGCTCCCAACATACAGTACACAGAACAATGATTTTAGTGGCCTTATAGAGACTGCACCAGCCAGCCGAGTCATGCACTGTATCTTACTTTGTCAACTGGTTGTTTCATGAAACTAGCTGCTAGGTCTAGGCACATCACAGCACTGCTTGTCGCTGTCATCTGAGCCATTAATCCCGTGCATTTCACTTGGGATAGCCGCAGATACTCTTCAGCTTTTCTGCAAAACACCCAGCATACAACACCCTCGTTAACAAAACCACAGTTACAAGACAGTAAAGATGGCAGGACAGGAACTGATCCAAGGCCCATGCAGCCCAGCACCCCGGCTccagcagtggctgcagcaCATGCTCAGGGAAAGGGGTGCGAAACAGGATGGCGAACACGGGACTATGCTGCCCTTTCGCTAATAATTTGCAGCGGTAGCTCTGCGTTTCCCAGCCTACGATGGCTCTTTCATTAACCGCGTATACCTTAAGGAACCGTAACTTTTTTCACATCGACCAGAACCAAAGAAGGAAACCGCTGGCGGGCTGcccctgcagggaggggaggcagccCTCGGCCTGGGCCGGGAGAGCTACCGGGGCCCGCCAGTGCCTCAGGGAGGAGCCTGGGCAGGCCCGGCGGCACAGCACGGTCATGCGGCTGCAGGGGAGCGGGCCGGAGCAGCACCGCACGGCTGGATCCGCTTCTCCGGACGGAAATAACGTTCCCGAGAGCGGGGCCGCCGGCCGGAGCCGGTGCGCGGTGACCAGGGGCGCTGCGTGTCCCGCAGCCTCTCCTGCAGCGAGAGGGGACGGcacccaccccccgccccgcaatAACGGCCGCCGGAGGAACACACCGCTCTCGGGGCTCTACCGGAGCCGGGCCGCCCGAGGGCAGCCGCCGCGCGGTACCTGACGACGCCGGGCTCGGTGA
It encodes the following:
- the ORC6 gene encoding origin recognition complex subunit 6 isoform X1; its protein translation is MERGAVRRLAARLGLTEPGVVRKAEEYLRLSQVKCTGLMAQMTATSSAVMCLDLAASFMKQPVDKSYFVKLSGLNKTTYQSSMKSLECLLEVNPRLGMRDLAVQFCCTEAVNTASKILQRYESSLSEAQQMDLDFSKPLFITAALFTACRCLKLKVDKTKMLATSGVKKAIFDRLCNQLQKMSQQLSKEDIPLAAETPESLQTNLEHCEKEDGSEDDEEVPCKWPKTETKQDYEEWKKKILENATKAQETSRTTVSVVPTSNITAACS
- the ORC6 gene encoding origin recognition complex subunit 6 isoform X2, giving the protein MERGAVRRLAARLGLTEPGVVRKAEEYLRLSQVKCTGLMAQMTATSSAVMCLDLAASFMKQPVDKSYFVKLSGLNKTTYQSSMKSLECLLEVNPRLGMRDLAVQFCCTEAVNTASKILQRYESSLSEAQQMDLDFSKPLFITAALFTACRCLKLKVDKTKMLATSGVKKAIFDRLCNQLQKMSQQLSKEDIPLAAETPESLQTNLEHCEKEDGSEDDEEVPCKWPKTETKQDYEEWKKKILENATKAQETSMGLKSLVFVRGPKYFKKQ